GCCGAAGCCAGCGCCGGTGCCGAATTCCTCAATACCTTGCGTCGGGAAAAGGACCTGGACTGGACCTTCCTGTCGCCGTCGGCGGAGTTTGTCGAAGGTGAGCGCACGAGCACGTTTCGGGTCGGCAAGGATGACTTGCTGGTGAGCGCAGAAGGCCGTAGCTGGATTACTTTTGCTGACTTCGCGATTGCGCTGCTTGATGAAGTGGAAGCACCGAAGCATTCCCGCCAACGGTTTACTGTCGGGTATTGATCGTCTGATCGTTCCCACGCTCTGCGTGGGAATGCCTCAACGGACGCTCTGCGTTCGGCTGTTGAAGGGACGCGGAGCGTCCCGGGCTGCATCCCCACGCGGAGCGTGGGAACGATCATCGGGGGGCGGTTACCGTGATTGAGCCTGCTCCACCAACCACCCCATCAATTCGCGCAATTTCGGCGAAGGCTCTGGTTTTTCGGGAAACACCAGGTAATACGCCAACCCGGTTTTCACCTTCAATTCAAAGGGCATGACCAGCCGCCCGGCACTCAGGTCATCGCCGATCAACGACCAATCGCCAATCGCCACGCCCGTCCCCTGGGACGCCATCGACATCGCCAGGTCCAGGGTTTCGAAATGCTGACCTTTGCCAACATTGCTCAGCCGAATATCCGCGGCCTTCAGCCAGGCGTTCCAGTCCCGTTCATCGCGGGTGGGGTGCAGCAACAAGTGCTGTTGCAGATCGGCCGGCGTCTGCAAAGCCATCGGCCCTTCAAGCATCGGTCGGGAACACACGGGCGTCAGTTGCTCATCGAACAGATGTCGGGAAGCCAGTGAGCTGCCTGGCGGCGGGCCATACATCACCGCCGCATCGAACTGCTCGCGATGAAAATCCACGCCGTGTTTGACCGTGGTGGTCAATTCCACCGGTACATCCGGGCGCTCCTTTTGCCACTGCAACAGGCGTGGCAACAGCCAGCGCATCACGCAGGTCGGCGCTTTCAATTGCAGGGTTTCGCGCTTCTCGCCGATCTGCTCCACCGCCTCGTCGATCAGGCCGAAAATCTGTTGCACCCGTGGCAACCACTCCCGTCCTTCGGCGGTCAGGCTCAAGCCCCGCGCCTGGCGAATGAACAGCTCATAACCCAGATGATCTTCCAGCCCGGCGATCTGCCGGCTCACCGCGCCTTGGGTGATGTGCAGTTGTTCGGCGGCCCGGGTGAAGTTGCAGCACTGCGCGGTGATCAGAAAAGTGTGCAGCGCCGGCAGGGGAGGCAATCGTTTCATTGGGATCCAAGGTATGACGTGAGGACATGGCTAGTATGACTTTTTATCCATTGTTGCGGCTATGTGTCGCCCGTTCCAATGAGGCCATCCCTGGACCTGCCAACCCATCATAAACACTGCGCAGGCCCGGCGTCTCAAACGAACAAAAAGGGCAAAGACATGGCGACGTGCGGCGAAGTATTGGTCAAGTTACTCGAAGGTTACGGGGTCGAGCAGGTGTTCGGCATTCCCGGGGTTCACACCGTGGAGCTGTATCGCGGGCTGGCCCGTTCGAGCATCAACCACGTCACTCCACGTCACGAACAGGGCGCCGGTTTCATGGCCGACGGTTACGCTCGCACCAGCGGCAAACCGGGCGTGTGCTTCATCATCACCGGCCCTGGCATGACCAACATCACCACCGCCATGGGCCAGGCTTACGCCGACTCGATCCCGATGCTGGTGATCTCCAGCGTGCAATCGCGCAGCCAATTGGGTGGCGGTCGCGGCAAGTTGCATGAGCTGCCGAACCAGAGCGCACTGGTCGGCGGCGTGGCAGCGTTCTCCCACACCTTGATGTCGGCGGCTGAATTGCCGGGCGTCCTGGCTCGCGCCTTCGCGCTGTTCCAGGCTGGCCGTCCACGTCCGGTGCACATCGAAATTCCGTTGGACGTATTGGTCGAAGAGGCCGATGACTTGCTCGCCAGCGTGCCGGTCAACATCGACCGCGCCGGTGCTTCGCCAAGCGCAATCAGCCGCATGACCGACTTGCTGGCCGGTGCCAAGCGCCCGTTGATTCTCGCCGGTGGTGGCGCCATCGATGCGGCGGCCGAGCTGACTGAACTGGCCGAACTGCTGGATGCGCCAGTGGCCCTGACCATCAATGCCAAAGGCATGCTCGAGTCCAGTCACCCGCTGCTGATCGGTTCGACCCAGAGCCTGGTAGCCACACGCGCGCTGGTCGCCGAGGCCGACGTGGTGCTGGCCATCGGCACCGAACTGGCCGAAACCGATTACGACGTCACCTTTGCTGGCGGCTTCGAAATTCCTGGCGTGCTGCTGCGCGTGGACATCGACTCCGACCAGACCGTGCGTAATTACCCGCCGAAAGTCGCCTTGGTGGCCGACTCGCGCAACGCCGCTCAGGCCTTGCTGAGTGCGCTGGCCCACCAGTCGCTGGCCGAGCGTCGCAACGATTGGGGCCAGGTACGGGCCGCGCGTTTGCGCGATGAACTGGCTGCGTCCTGGGACGCCCCGACGCTGGCCCAGACCCGTTTCCTGGAAACCGTGCTGTACGAATTGCCAAACGCGGTGTTCGTCGGCGATTCGACCCAACCGGTGTACACCGGCAACCTGACCTTTAACCCGGAGCGCCCGCGCCGCTGGTTCAACTCGTCCACCGGTTACGGCACCCTCGGTTACGCCTTGCCGGCGGCGATTGGCGCTTGGCTCGGTGGCAGCATCGAAGGTGGCGCACGCCCGCCGGTGGTGTGCCTGATCGGCGACGGCGGTCTGCAATTCACCCTGCCGGAATTGGCCAGTGCGGTGGAAGCACGCACCCCGGTGATCGTCCTGCTGTGGAATAACCAGGGCTACGAAGAGATCAAGAAATACATGGTCAACCGCGCCATCGAGCCGGTAGGCGTGGACATCTACACCCCGGACTTCATCGGTGTGGCCAAGGCCCTGGGTTGCGCGGCCGAGGCGGTTAGTGGTGTCGAAGAACTGCGCAGTGCATTGCGTCTCGCCACCGATCGCCAGGGCCCGTCCCTGATTGAAATTGATCAGGCCCAGTGGATGAAGGCGGTGTCGAAATGAGTTTTCCAACTACTTTGGATGGCTTGTACATCAATGGCCAATGGTCCGCCGGAGGCGAACATCTGCGCGTGATCAACCCGGCGACCGAAGCCCTGTTGACCACCGTTAACGGCGGCGATGCTCACGCTGTCGATCAGGCCGTTACGGCTGCGGCCAACGCTTTCAACGAATGGTCGAAAACCACTGGCGCCGAGCGCGGGGCGATCCTGCGCAGAATCGCCGCAGGCGTGCAGGCCGGTCGCGAGCAGTTGATGAAATTGCAGTCGAGCAACAACGGCAAACCGCTGTTCGAAGCGGCCATCGACGTCGACGACGTGATCGCCACCTTCGAGTATTACGCCGGTCTGGCCGAAGGCCTGGACGCGAAGCAAGACAGCGCCGTGGCGTTGCCGAGCGACGATTTCAGCGCCCGTTTACGCCGCGAACCGTGCGGTGTGGTGGGGCTGATCGTGCCGTGGAATTTCCCGATGGTCACCACCGCCTGGAAACTCGCCCCGGCCCTGGCCGCCGGTTGTTGTGTGGTGCTCAAACCGTCAGAAGTGACGCCGCTACCGGAGCTGGAACTGGCGACGATCATTGCTGAAGCGGGCCTGCCAAACGGTGTGTTCAATCTGGTCTGCGGCACCGGTCTGGCCGTCGGCGCACCGCTGTCGGCTGACCCACGCATCGCCAAGATTTCCTTCACCGGCAGCAACGCGGTGGGCGTGCAGGTGATGCAGCGAGCGGCGGAAACCGTGAAAGGCGTGAGTCTCGAACTCGGCGGCAAATCTTCGCTGCTGGTACTTGCCGATGCCGACATCGAGCTGGCCGTGGAAGTGGCCTGCGGTGGCGGCTTCTTCAATGCCGGGCAAATGTGTTCCGCCACCAGCCGCGTGCTGGTCGCCGACGAATTGGCGGATAAATTTGTCGCGCGATTGAAGGCCCGTGCCGAAGCTATTCGCGTGGCCGACCCGTTCGACCCGAACGTGGAAATGGGCGCACTGGTCAATCAGGCGCAATACCAACGTGTGCTGGGCCACATCGACCGTGGTTTGAGTGCTGGGGCGAAGCTGATCTGCGGCGGTAATCGTCCGGCAGATCTGCCACGCGGCTATTTTTTGCAGCCGACGATTTTCATCGACGTGCCCCTCGACAGTGCGCTGTGGTGCGAAGAGATTTTCGGCCCGGTGATCTGCGTGCGCAGTTTCACCTCTGAAGCCGAGGCAATTGCCCTGGCCAACGACAGCCAGTTCGGCCTGGTGGCCAGCGTGGTCACTCGCGACGCCGAAGCGGCCGATCGGGTCGCCAACGCTTTGCAGGCGGGGCTCGTGTGGATCAACGCGCCGCAAGTGATCTTCCCGCAGACCGCCTGGGGTGGCTACAAACAGAGCAGCATCGGTCGCGAATTGGGGCCGTGGGGCTTGCAGGCTTTCCAGGAAATCAA
This genomic stretch from Pseudomonas wuhanensis harbors:
- a CDS encoding LysR substrate-binding domain-containing protein, encoding MKRLPPLPALHTFLITAQCCNFTRAAEQLHITQGAVSRQIAGLEDHLGYELFIRQARGLSLTAEGREWLPRVQQIFGLIDEAVEQIGEKRETLQLKAPTCVMRWLLPRLLQWQKERPDVPVELTTTVKHGVDFHREQFDAAVMYGPPPGSSLASRHLFDEQLTPVCSRPMLEGPMALQTPADLQQHLLLHPTRDERDWNAWLKAADIRLSNVGKGQHFETLDLAMSMASQGTGVAIGDWSLIGDDLSAGRLVMPFELKVKTGLAYYLVFPEKPEPSPKLRELMGWLVEQAQSR
- a CDS encoding 5-guanidino-2-oxopentanoate decarboxylase — its product is MATCGEVLVKLLEGYGVEQVFGIPGVHTVELYRGLARSSINHVTPRHEQGAGFMADGYARTSGKPGVCFIITGPGMTNITTAMGQAYADSIPMLVISSVQSRSQLGGGRGKLHELPNQSALVGGVAAFSHTLMSAAELPGVLARAFALFQAGRPRPVHIEIPLDVLVEEADDLLASVPVNIDRAGASPSAISRMTDLLAGAKRPLILAGGGAIDAAAELTELAELLDAPVALTINAKGMLESSHPLLIGSTQSLVATRALVAEADVVLAIGTELAETDYDVTFAGGFEIPGVLLRVDIDSDQTVRNYPPKVALVADSRNAAQALLSALAHQSLAERRNDWGQVRAARLRDELAASWDAPTLAQTRFLETVLYELPNAVFVGDSTQPVYTGNLTFNPERPRRWFNSSTGYGTLGYALPAAIGAWLGGSIEGGARPPVVCLIGDGGLQFTLPELASAVEARTPVIVLLWNNQGYEEIKKYMVNRAIEPVGVDIYTPDFIGVAKALGCAAEAVSGVEELRSALRLATDRQGPSLIEIDQAQWMKAVSK
- a CDS encoding aldehyde dehydrogenase family protein, with amino-acid sequence MSFPTTLDGLYINGQWSAGGEHLRVINPATEALLTTVNGGDAHAVDQAVTAAANAFNEWSKTTGAERGAILRRIAAGVQAGREQLMKLQSSNNGKPLFEAAIDVDDVIATFEYYAGLAEGLDAKQDSAVALPSDDFSARLRREPCGVVGLIVPWNFPMVTTAWKLAPALAAGCCVVLKPSEVTPLPELELATIIAEAGLPNGVFNLVCGTGLAVGAPLSADPRIAKISFTGSNAVGVQVMQRAAETVKGVSLELGGKSSLLVLADADIELAVEVACGGGFFNAGQMCSATSRVLVADELADKFVARLKARAEAIRVADPFDPNVEMGALVNQAQYQRVLGHIDRGLSAGAKLICGGNRPADLPRGYFLQPTIFIDVPLDSALWCEEIFGPVICVRSFTSEAEAIALANDSQFGLVASVVTRDAEAADRVANALQAGLVWINAPQVIFPQTAWGGYKQSSIGRELGPWGLQAFQEIKHVIRAV